From Myxococcota bacterium:
GTCTCGGAGCGCGTCGCGCGCGCTCAATCCGCCCGCGGCGGCTCGAGGCTGATCTCGATCCGCCGGTTGCGCTGCCGGCCCTGGGCGTCGGCGTTGCTCGCGATCGGCTCGTGATCGCCGTAGCCCGCCGCGGCGAGCAGCTTCTCGGGCGCGCCGTTCGCCGCGAGATACTTCGCCACCGCGACCGCGCGCGCCGCCGACAGGTCGAGGTTGGTCGCGAAGCGCGAGCTCTTGATCGGCACGTTGTCGGTGTGGCCCTCGACCTGGATCTGGCCGTCGCTGACTCCCTTGAGCCCGGCCGCCACCTTGGCCAGCACCTTCTTCCCGTCGGCCTTGAGCTCGGTCGAGCCGGGGTTGAACAGGGTCTTCTCGAACGCCCGCACCGCCACGCGGCTGCGCAGCCGCTCGATCTCGACCTGACCG
This genomic window contains:
- a CDS encoding OmpA family protein, with translation MSPGANARLALACAALCAAGCRTPGAWQAEVARQRALSFDLLACKRGMLDASKGREKLLMEKNAVDAERGELVKQIESERAGVTVLRDALEKERVARMLKDEEIDRLTSAYQALSEALSAEQKSGQVEIERLRSRVAVRAFEKTLFNPGSTELKADGKKVLAKVAAGLKGVSDGQIQVEGHTDNVPIKSSRFATNLDLSAARAVAVAKYLAANGAPEKLLAAAGYGDHEPIASNADAQGRQRNRRIEISLEPPRAD